The following are from one region of the Chromobacterium phragmitis genome:
- the rph gene encoding ribonuclease PH, whose translation MRPSQRSADAMRVVRLTRSYTKHAEGSVLVEFGDTKVICTASVEESVPPFLKGKGQGWVTAEYGMLPRSTGSRMRRESAAGKQSGRTQEIQRLIGRSLRAVIDLAKLGERQIVIDCDVIQADGGTRTASITGAYVALADAIQGLRKAGKLAVDPLRDQVAAVSVGVSQGQPVLDLDYLEDSGCETDMNVVMTGSGRFVEVQGTAEGEPFSEEEMAAMLALARKGIGELLALQRQALEG comes from the coding sequence ATGCGACCTTCCCAACGTAGTGCCGACGCGATGCGCGTCGTCCGTCTGACCCGCTCCTACACCAAGCATGCCGAAGGCTCGGTGCTGGTTGAGTTCGGGGATACCAAGGTGATCTGCACCGCCAGCGTCGAGGAGTCGGTGCCGCCTTTCCTGAAGGGAAAGGGCCAGGGCTGGGTGACTGCCGAGTACGGCATGCTGCCGCGTTCTACCGGCAGCCGCATGCGTCGCGAGTCCGCCGCCGGCAAGCAGTCCGGCCGGACCCAGGAGATCCAGCGCTTGATCGGACGTTCGCTGCGCGCGGTCATCGATCTGGCCAAGCTGGGAGAGCGGCAGATCGTCATCGACTGCGACGTGATCCAGGCGGATGGCGGCACCCGCACCGCCAGCATCACCGGAGCCTATGTGGCGTTGGCCGATGCGATCCAGGGGCTGCGCAAGGCCGGCAAGCTGGCTGTGGATCCGCTGCGCGACCAAGTGGCGGCGGTATCGGTGGGCGTTTCACAGGGGCAGCCGGTGCTGGATCTGGATTACCTGGAGGATTCCGGCTGCGAAACCGACATGAACGTGGTGATGACCGGCAGCGGCCGCTTCGTCGAGGTACAGGGCACGGCAGAGGGCGAGCCGTTCAGCGAGGAGGAGATGGCTGCGATGCTGGCGCTGGCGCGCAAGGGCATAGGCGAATTGCTGGCGCTGCAGCGCCAGGCGCTGGAAGGCTGA
- a CDS encoding PP2C family protein-serine/threonine phosphatase has translation MKLSIFQESRVGGRSYNQDRLAIAHSREAVMLVMADGMGGHMRGEVAAQITVDLLCELFYQQATPTLSHPNRFLVNAISSVHQVILEYAADHRLPDVPSTTVVVAILQQGHLYWCHVGDSRLYLLDGGGLRLRSRDHSQVQRLIDQGLLTEEGAKTHPDRNKIYNCLGAAGEPDIDIGERQEIGPGCSIMLCTDGLWSQVQDAELEKIFAGRSVNQVLPALINVAERRAGAGGDNLSAVAVTLLDDELELGARDDALDTEKTQPNKAGRLILESNLATMHQEILASQVDKDC, from the coding sequence ATGAAACTGTCTATCTTCCAGGAGAGCCGGGTGGGAGGGCGCAGCTACAACCAGGACAGGCTCGCTATCGCGCATTCGCGCGAGGCGGTGATGCTGGTGATGGCCGACGGCATGGGGGGCCACATGCGCGGCGAGGTAGCCGCGCAGATCACTGTGGATTTGCTCTGCGAGCTGTTCTATCAGCAGGCGACGCCGACGCTCAGCCATCCAAACCGTTTCCTGGTGAACGCCATCAGTTCGGTGCATCAGGTGATTCTGGAGTATGCGGCGGATCATCGCCTGCCCGACGTGCCCAGCACCACGGTGGTGGTGGCCATCCTGCAGCAAGGCCATTTGTACTGGTGCCATGTCGGCGACTCCCGGCTCTATTTGCTGGATGGGGGCGGTTTGCGGCTGCGCTCGCGCGATCATTCCCAGGTGCAGCGTCTGATTGACCAGGGGCTGTTGACTGAGGAAGGCGCCAAGACCCATCCCGACCGCAACAAGATCTATAACTGCCTGGGCGCTGCGGGCGAGCCGGATATCGACATCGGCGAGCGGCAGGAGATCGGGCCGGGCTGCTCCATCATGCTGTGCACAGACGGCTTGTGGTCCCAGGTGCAGGACGCCGAACTGGAGAAGATATTCGCTGGGCGCAGCGTCAATCAGGTGTTGCCGGCGCTGATCAATGTCGCCGAGCGGCGGGCCGGCGCCGGCGGCGACAATCTGTCCGCCGTGGCGGTGACTTTGCTGGATGACGAGCTGGAGCTGGGCGCGCGCGACGACGCTCTGGATACTGAGAAAACACAGCCGAACAAAGCGGGACGGCTGATTCTCGAGTCGAATTTGGCCACCATGCATCAGGAAATCCTGGCCAGCCAGGTGGACAAGGACTGCTGA
- a CDS encoding serine/threonine protein kinase: MTQSSKQTPLPAGYRLAEYTIVRQLSMGGFSVVYLALDDDDRKFAIKEYLPRNLAERKQDGAVTVPHDLDRDAFNLGLKCFFEEGRVLSGISHPAVVRVSNFFRANQTVYMVMEYADGRSLGRELELAGGRMEERLIRKWFAALLSGLREVHSQRLLHLDIKPANIYLRRNGVPLLLDFGASRQTLSRRDKHFAAMYTPGFAAPEQYEKEQPLGPWTDIYAIGACLYVCMGGDTPQAAKERQEQDLLVPASQAFRYRYSRELTGLCDRCLEMAPGARPASVLEIQKSLQQTEYSEPERPPAGEGNRLVGWIKGLAGGRHREG, encoded by the coding sequence ATGACTCAATCCAGCAAGCAGACCCCGCTTCCGGCAGGCTATCGGCTAGCCGAGTACACCATCGTGCGCCAGCTGTCGATGGGCGGCTTCAGCGTCGTTTATCTGGCGCTGGATGATGACGACCGCAAATTCGCGATCAAGGAATACCTGCCGCGCAATCTTGCGGAGCGCAAGCAGGATGGCGCGGTCACGGTACCGCACGATCTGGATCGAGATGCTTTCAACCTGGGGCTGAAGTGCTTTTTCGAGGAGGGCCGGGTGTTGTCCGGCATTTCCCATCCGGCGGTGGTGCGGGTCAGCAACTTCTTTCGCGCCAACCAGACGGTGTACATGGTGATGGAGTACGCCGACGGCCGTTCGCTGGGGCGGGAGCTGGAACTGGCCGGAGGCAGGATGGAGGAGAGGCTGATCCGCAAGTGGTTCGCCGCTTTGTTGTCGGGCTTGCGCGAGGTGCACAGCCAGCGGCTGCTGCATCTGGATATCAAGCCGGCCAATATTTACTTGCGGCGCAACGGCGTGCCCCTGTTGCTGGATTTCGGCGCCTCCAGGCAGACGCTGTCGCGCCGCGACAAGCATTTCGCCGCAATGTACACGCCAGGCTTTGCCGCGCCGGAGCAATATGAGAAGGAGCAGCCGCTTGGGCCATGGACCGATATTTACGCGATTGGCGCCTGCCTGTACGTTTGCATGGGCGGAGACACGCCTCAGGCCGCCAAGGAGCGGCAAGAGCAGGATTTGCTGGTTCCGGCGTCGCAGGCTTTTCGTTATCGGTATTCGCGCGAACTGACAGGTTTGTGCGACCGGTGTCTGGAGATGGCGCCGGGCGCGCGGCCGGCATCCGTGCTGGAAATCCAGAAGAGTCTCCAGCAGACCGAGTACAGCGAGCCGGAGCGCCCGCCCGCAGGGGAGGGCAACCGTCTGGTCGGCTGGATCAAGGGGCTGGCCGGCGGCCGGCATCGAGAGGGGTAG
- a CDS encoding YicC/YloC family endoribonuclease, with protein sequence MILSMTGFAAATREFPGGMLSLEVRAVNHRYLDVQMRLPEELRIIEPQLREQIAARVTRGKLECRVGLNQVDSAAPTLELNQAFLSRLLEVSREVQKQSGEGKGLSVGELMRWPGVLKSNELAPEVLHQLCLEALQTALADFNASRSREGEKLKDVLIERIEGMETIVAAIKPKLPQILENYMAKLSGRLQEALGSVDEDRLKQEFALFAQKIDVDEELSRLTTHLTEVRRILKSGGQSGKRLDFLMQELNREANTLGSKSVSTDTTQASVELKVLIEQMREQIQNIE encoded by the coding sequence ATGATATTGAGCATGACCGGCTTCGCCGCCGCCACCCGGGAATTCCCTGGCGGCATGTTGAGCCTGGAAGTCCGGGCCGTCAATCATCGCTACCTCGACGTGCAGATGCGCCTGCCGGAAGAGCTACGCATCATCGAACCGCAGCTGCGCGAGCAGATCGCCGCCCGCGTCACCCGCGGCAAACTGGAATGCCGCGTAGGCCTCAACCAGGTGGACAGCGCCGCCCCGACACTGGAGTTGAACCAGGCCTTCCTGTCCAGGCTGCTGGAGGTTTCGCGCGAAGTGCAAAAGCAAAGCGGCGAAGGCAAGGGCCTGTCGGTGGGCGAACTGATGCGCTGGCCCGGCGTGCTGAAAAGCAACGAGCTGGCGCCGGAAGTGCTGCACCAACTGTGTCTGGAGGCGCTGCAAACCGCATTGGCCGACTTCAACGCCTCCCGCTCCCGCGAAGGCGAAAAACTGAAGGACGTGCTGATCGAACGCATAGAAGGCATGGAGACCATCGTCGCCGCGATCAAGCCCAAACTGCCGCAAATCCTGGAAAACTACATGGCCAAGCTGTCCGGCCGCCTGCAAGAAGCGCTGGGCAGCGTGGACGAAGACCGGCTGAAACAGGAATTCGCGCTGTTCGCCCAGAAAATAGACGTGGACGAGGAGCTATCGCGCCTGACCACCCACCTGACCGAAGTTCGCCGCATCCTCAAATCCGGCGGCCAATCCGGCAAGCGGCTGGATTTCCTGATGCAGGAACTGAACCGCGAAGCCAACACCCTGGGCTCCAAATCGGTCTCCACCGACACTACCCAGGCCTCGGTCGAGCTGAAGGTGTTGATCGAACAAATGCGAGAGCAGATTCAAAACATCGAGTAA
- a CDS encoding chromate transporter, with protein sequence MMAPPITPAQYSLWQLTRYFLRLGTLGFGGPVALVGYMHRDLVERRGWIAEADYKEGIALAQIAPGPLAAQLAIYLGYVHYRVLGATAAGLSFVLPSFLMVLALGWAYQAFGGLPWMQAVFYGVGAAVIGIMAISAHKLATKNLKSDRLLWSIFAALALVTIVTQSEIAWLFIAAGLLVWLVRCRSRPPPGMLGAALPLLPAAADPGLLLQLTVFFAKAGAFVFGSGLAIVPFLYGGIVTEHHWLTDKQFVDAVAVAMITPGPVVITTGFIGYLVAGLPGACMAALATFLPCYLITVLAAPHFKKHGKRPGLMAFVDGITAAAIGAIAGSVVLLAQRSLADLPTALLAIAAAALLWRLKPLPEPIIVAAAALLGVALFPLTHH encoded by the coding sequence ATGATGGCCCCTCCCATTACGCCCGCCCAGTACAGCCTGTGGCAACTGACGCGTTATTTCCTGCGGCTGGGCACGCTGGGCTTTGGCGGCCCGGTGGCGCTGGTCGGCTACATGCATCGTGATCTGGTCGAGCGGCGCGGCTGGATAGCCGAGGCCGATTACAAGGAAGGCATCGCGCTGGCGCAAATCGCCCCGGGGCCGCTAGCGGCCCAACTGGCGATCTACCTGGGCTATGTCCATTACCGCGTATTGGGCGCCACCGCCGCCGGCCTCAGCTTCGTGCTGCCGTCCTTCCTGATGGTACTGGCGCTGGGTTGGGCCTATCAGGCCTTCGGCGGCTTGCCCTGGATGCAGGCGGTATTCTATGGTGTAGGCGCCGCCGTGATCGGCATCATGGCGATCAGCGCGCATAAGCTGGCGACCAAGAACCTGAAAAGCGACCGATTATTGTGGAGCATCTTCGCGGCGCTGGCGCTAGTCACCATCGTCACCCAGTCAGAAATCGCCTGGCTGTTCATTGCGGCGGGCCTGTTGGTTTGGCTGGTACGCTGCCGGTCCCGACCGCCTCCCGGCATGTTGGGCGCGGCATTGCCGCTGCTGCCCGCCGCGGCCGATCCGGGCCTGCTGCTGCAACTGACCGTGTTTTTCGCCAAGGCTGGCGCCTTCGTTTTCGGTTCGGGCTTGGCAATCGTGCCCTTCCTCTATGGAGGCATCGTCACCGAGCATCATTGGCTGACCGACAAGCAGTTCGTCGACGCGGTAGCAGTGGCGATGATCACGCCGGGGCCGGTGGTGATCACTACGGGGTTCATCGGCTATCTGGTGGCCGGCTTGCCCGGCGCGTGCATGGCAGCGCTGGCCACCTTCCTGCCGTGCTATCTGATCACGGTGCTGGCGGCGCCCCATTTCAAGAAGCACGGCAAGCGCCCAGGCCTGATGGCTTTCGTCGATGGCATCACCGCGGCGGCCATTGGAGCCATCGCAGGTTCGGTCGTGCTGCTGGCCCAACGCTCCCTGGCCGACCTGCCAACCGCTCTGCTGGCGATCGCCGCCGCAGCGCTGCTTTGGCGGCTGAAGCCATTGCCGGAACCGATCATCGTGGCCGCGGCGGCGCTGCTCGGCGTGGCGTTGTTTCCGCTGACACATCATTAA